A part of Candidatus Delongbacteria bacterium genomic DNA contains:
- a CDS encoding TlpA family protein disulfide reductase, with product MPLRFRWFAALLVGLCCLGSAMAGESVNFSLKDIGGKTVELAPMLEKGPVLISFWGTFCEPCKKEIPHLIEIVDAHAEQGMQLLLVSIDSPRSQGKVRPYAMSQKWEHPVLLDANGKVMKQLKGQNPPYTLIVTAEDVIYRHSGYRPGDEKELAAFVESMFKTKADGE from the coding sequence ATGCCTTTGCGATTTCGCTGGTTCGCCGCCCTGCTTGTCGGGTTGTGCTGCCTTGGTTCGGCCATGGCCGGGGAGAGTGTCAATTTCAGCCTGAAGGACATTGGCGGCAAGACCGTCGAACTGGCCCCGATGCTGGAAAAGGGGCCGGTGCTGATCAGTTTCTGGGGCACCTTCTGTGAGCCGTGCAAGAAGGAGATTCCCCACCTGATCGAGATTGTTGACGCACATGCCGAGCAGGGCATGCAGCTCCTGCTGGTCTCGATTGACAGCCCGCGCAGCCAGGGCAAAGTGCGGCCCTACGCCATGAGCCAGAAGTGGGAGCACCCCGTGCTGCTGGATGCCAACGGCAAGGTGATGAAGCAGCTGAAGGGCCAGAATCCACCGTATACGCTGATCGTCACGGCCGAGGATGTGATCTATCGCCACAGTGGCTATCGCCCGGGTGACGAGAAGGAACTGGCCGCTTTCGTCGAGAGCATGTTCAAGACCAAGGCCGATGGCGAATGA
- a CDS encoding L-seryl-tRNA(Sec) selenium transferase, producing the protein MTQTPERPLQELLAALPSIDSLLAEPVLSKPGLPARPLLVRLCRQEVERLRTGLKSGKRRHLPETGTLASQIADQARRLLTGGMLHVINATGVILHTGLGRAPLPEQAREALQRITRSFTNLEFRLETGARGVRHERVAELLCLLTGAEGALVCNNNAAAVLLMLQALCRRREVIVSRGQQVEIGGGFRIPDVIRESGARMVEVGTTNRTHASDYLQALGPRTAALLRVHPSNYRISGFTSQVELGELARLAREHGCLLLDDLGSGALHELGGFREPEPLVEQSLAAGADLVSFSGDKLLGASQAGLLVGRRELIARLEKAPLLRALRCDKLGLAVLEAVLSIHAEGGEALAALPVHRMLSESREQVRLRARNSLTVLGVAPDAIEFTLGHGRIQVVDSLARTGSGALPEEDVASVALRITSSKLSAARLQRDLRCGTPAVVGAVREEALWLDFKAILPGEETLLGESLAGVLN; encoded by the coding sequence GTGACCCAGACACCCGAGCGGCCCCTGCAGGAATTGCTGGCGGCCCTGCCTTCCATCGACAGCCTGCTGGCCGAACCGGTCCTGTCGAAGCCGGGCCTGCCCGCACGCCCGCTTCTGGTGCGTCTCTGCCGTCAGGAAGTGGAGCGCCTGCGCACGGGACTGAAATCGGGAAAGCGACGGCATCTGCCCGAAACCGGGACACTGGCCAGTCAGATTGCAGATCAGGCGCGTCGTCTGCTGACCGGTGGCATGCTGCACGTGATCAACGCCACCGGAGTGATCCTGCATACGGGGCTGGGGCGCGCTCCACTGCCCGAGCAGGCCCGCGAAGCCCTGCAGCGCATCACACGCTCGTTCACCAACCTGGAGTTCCGTCTGGAAACGGGTGCCCGCGGTGTGCGTCACGAGCGGGTAGCCGAGCTGCTCTGTCTGCTCACCGGGGCCGAAGGTGCCCTGGTCTGCAACAACAACGCCGCGGCCGTGCTGCTGATGCTGCAGGCACTCTGCCGTCGCCGCGAGGTAATCGTGTCTCGCGGGCAGCAAGTGGAAATCGGCGGCGGTTTCCGCATTCCCGATGTGATCCGCGAGAGCGGGGCCCGCATGGTGGAAGTGGGCACCACCAACCGCACCCATGCCAGCGACTATCTGCAGGCGCTGGGACCGCGCACGGCGGCGCTGCTGCGCGTACATCCATCCAACTACCGGATCAGCGGATTCACCAGCCAGGTCGAGCTGGGCGAGCTGGCCCGGCTGGCGCGCGAGCATGGTTGCCTGCTGCTGGACGACCTGGGCAGTGGCGCTCTGCATGAGCTGGGCGGATTCCGGGAACCCGAACCGCTGGTGGAACAGTCTCTGGCGGCGGGAGCCGACCTGGTGAGCTTCAGCGGCGACAAACTGCTGGGCGCTTCCCAGGCCGGGCTGCTGGTGGGGCGGCGCGAGCTGATTGCCAGACTGGAAAAGGCACCCCTGCTGCGCGCACTGCGCTGCGACAAGCTGGGGTTGGCCGTGCTGGAAGCCGTGCTGTCGATCCACGCCGAGGGCGGCGAGGCTCTGGCCGCACTGCCCGTGCATCGCATGCTCAGCGAGAGCCGGGAGCAGGTGCGATTGCGGGCCAGAAACAGCCTGACGGTGCTGGGTGTGGCTCCGGATGCCATTGAATTCACCCTTGGACACGGCCGGATACAGGTGGTGGACAGTCTGGCGCGCACCGGATCGGGTGCGTTGCCGGAAGAGGATGTGGCCAGCGTGGCGTTGCGTATCACAAGTTCGAAACTGAGTGCCGCGCGCCTGCAACGGGATCTGCGCTGCGGGACTCCCGCGGTGGTGGGAGCCGTGCGCGAGGAAGCGCTCTGGTTGGACTTCAAGGCGATTCTGCCTGGAGAAGAGACGCTGCTGGGAGAGAGCCTGGCGGGTGTGCTCAATTGA
- a CDS encoding TerB family tellurite resistance protein yields the protein MAGWAGKIIGGGIGWAVFGPIGALIGGVIGNTFDQRGERTEDIPYDYYRNQDFVHQHTSRFSRNQGGSFAVAMLVLFAHVIRADGHTSSAEVQRVRDFLVRRFGPDEARDMLQMFRQILNRPVDVREVTAQIVVHLDYAGRLEMCHLLFAIAMADGQLNSEETRAIMEIGTLLGVSEQDMRTVFGSSRPTGTGMQEDPFEVLGVPRSADTDTLKKTYRDLAKKFHPDRVQSLGEEYRAFAEEKFKKIQNAWELIRKERGI from the coding sequence ATGGCGGGTTGGGCAGGCAAGATCATTGGCGGCGGCATCGGCTGGGCCGTCTTCGGACCGATCGGAGCGCTGATTGGAGGCGTGATCGGCAATACCTTCGACCAGCGCGGCGAGCGCACGGAGGACATTCCCTACGACTACTACCGCAATCAGGATTTCGTGCACCAGCACACCAGCCGCTTCTCGCGCAATCAGGGCGGCAGTTTCGCGGTGGCCATGCTGGTGCTGTTCGCCCACGTGATTCGCGCCGACGGGCACACCTCCAGTGCCGAGGTTCAGCGCGTGCGCGATTTTCTGGTGCGGCGCTTCGGACCCGACGAGGCCCGTGACATGCTGCAGATGTTCAGGCAGATCCTCAACCGACCGGTGGATGTGCGCGAGGTGACGGCCCAGATCGTGGTGCATCTGGACTATGCCGGCCGGCTGGAAATGTGTCACCTGCTCTTCGCCATCGCAATGGCCGACGGCCAGCTGAATTCCGAGGAAACCCGCGCGATCATGGAGATCGGGACACTGCTGGGCGTGTCCGAGCAGGACATGCGCACCGTGTTCGGGTCCAGCCGGCCCACAGGCACAGGCATGCAGGAGGACCCATTCGAGGTGCTGGGGGTGCCGCGCAGTGCCGACACCGATACGCTGAAGAAGACCTACCGCGATCTGGCCAAGAAATTCCACCCGGACCGTGTGCAGAGCCTGGGCGAGGAATACCGCGCCTTCGCCGAGGAGAAGTTCAAGAAGATCCAGAACGCTTGGGAGCTGATCCGCAAGGAGCGGGGGATCTAG
- a CDS encoding response regulator, with protein sequence MELNEDAPLVGIIDDDEVGGFKLEHQLQKRGFRVCRALSAEEGFVMLRAQHPDVVITDWVMPGMSGPELCRLVKDDEDLKETYLITITAKSGKEDLVSALDSGSDDFIQKPFDKEEVFARIRSGLRVRFLQKELARSRHLQGILQTAVTIQHEINNPLAVIQGRAELLQMELNSSLTDQQQDHLTAVLSQCRRIRDAVKKLSNLTAPVIQRHPTLGGNDGGDEMIDLGGSKASLEGGRS encoded by the coding sequence ATGGAGCTGAATGAGGACGCCCCCCTGGTCGGCATCATCGACGATGATGAAGTCGGCGGATTCAAGCTGGAGCATCAGCTCCAGAAGCGCGGTTTCCGGGTCTGCCGGGCGCTCAGCGCCGAGGAGGGCTTCGTGATGCTCCGTGCCCAGCATCCCGACGTGGTCATCACCGACTGGGTCATGCCCGGGATGAGTGGCCCGGAACTCTGCCGCCTTGTCAAGGATGACGAGGATCTGAAGGAAACCTATCTGATCACCATTACCGCCAAGTCCGGCAAGGAAGACCTGGTCTCCGCCCTGGACAGCGGCAGTGACGATTTCATTCAGAAGCCCTTCGACAAGGAAGAGGTCTTCGCGCGCATCCGCAGCGGCTTGCGCGTGCGTTTTCTCCAGAAGGAACTGGCGCGCAGCCGGCATCTTCAGGGCATCCTGCAGACGGCGGTCACGATCCAGCATGAGATCAACAACCCGCTGGCGGTCATCCAGGGCCGGGCCGAGTTGTTGCAGATGGAGCTGAATTCCAGCCTGACCGACCAGCAGCAGGACCACCTGACCGCCGTGCTGAGCCAGTGCCGACGCATCCGGGATGCGGTGAAGAAGCTCAGCAATCTGACCGCGCCCGTGATCCAGCGCCACCCCACCCTGGGGGGCAACGACGGGGGCGACGAGATGATCGACCTGGGTGGGTCGAAGGCATCGCTCGAAGGAGGACGTTCGTGA
- a CDS encoding T9SS type A sorting domain-containing protein produces MKNWILLLCLTWLAAPAFSQCLEITPPESPEAVLVNPEFPLTYKMYFDFVNTGEDAQAVDLDFERVSGGDAWTVSLCRNVTLCYPLWQLNNFHVVYTDTIAGGDLDFYDVQVVTNTPAFDTGVYDLSILPQNCPENGVDLTVTITITDQVSVDVQPRQFFLSQNYPNPFNPTTRIPFELRSDARISLDVYDITGQLVASPVRDAGYSAGLHEVSFDGSSLQSGLYFYRFSTPWGSRDGKMVLAR; encoded by the coding sequence ATGAAGAACTGGATCCTGCTGCTGTGCCTGACATGGCTCGCGGCACCCGCTTTCTCGCAATGCCTGGAAATCACGCCTCCGGAAAGCCCCGAAGCCGTTCTGGTGAACCCGGAGTTTCCGCTGACCTACAAGATGTACTTCGATTTCGTCAACACAGGGGAAGACGCGCAGGCCGTGGATCTGGATTTCGAGAGAGTGTCCGGCGGAGACGCCTGGACGGTTTCACTGTGTCGCAATGTGACTCTGTGTTATCCACTGTGGCAACTGAACAATTTCCATGTGGTATACACCGACACGATTGCCGGAGGCGATCTGGACTTCTACGATGTGCAGGTGGTCACCAACACTCCAGCCTTTGATACCGGAGTCTACGACCTGAGCATTCTTCCCCAGAACTGCCCCGAGAATGGGGTGGATCTGACGGTCACGATCACCATCACCGACCAGGTTTCCGTGGACGTGCAGCCCCGGCAGTTCTTTCTGAGCCAGAACTACCCCAATCCCTTCAACCCCACCACCCGGATTCCCTTCGAGCTGCGCTCCGATGCGCGCATCAGTCTGGATGTGTACGACATCACGGGCCAGCTGGTGGCCAGTCCTGTGCGTGATGCGGGCTACTCCGCCGGTCTGCACGAAGTCAGTTTCGATGGCTCCAGCCTGCAGTCCGGTCTGTACTTCTACCGTTTCTCGACGCCCTGGGGCAGCCGGGACGGCAAGATGGTCCTGGCCCGCTAG
- a CDS encoding TlpA family protein disulfide reductase, with amino-acid sequence MKRVHGIWLLALVFLLAACEIEENRDYGVLLLQVSDAEFPLTPLTLEITVNDSPPFQRSVNAETPQVQLTGLSLDRSNQILLSSSLHEPHTLSLQFPAGVTQLSENVALDRVQNADYYSTTIRTFTHAGVELNGLPLSVEGAVLPFTTPTSIELPPDTPVLISVSNGSCNRGEAVIQLDSDQAGRVDTLWVDDQDLQIVPGTTDVQVMLDGVPVVLINDQLRNPTPGSWLSAYLPGHAYQAGVSRTLSGMCDAPAEFDWTPVSEGYQLNQLFPEFTLPRSTDGSDFRLSAYRGRVVLVNFWFINCVPCQAELPLLQDVLSEHFDEGFRILSLDPIEPLATQSGWVTDNPQYTIDFLADLQAPYLAAAAGVQVFPKNFLLDRRGVIRMVVGQVEEETFTSLVQQLLAE; translated from the coding sequence GTGAAGCGTGTGCACGGAATCTGGCTGCTTGCTCTGGTTTTTCTGCTGGCGGCCTGCGAGATCGAAGAGAACCGGGACTACGGCGTCCTGCTGCTCCAGGTGAGCGACGCGGAGTTCCCGCTGACGCCCCTGACGCTGGAGATCACGGTCAATGACTCGCCTCCATTCCAGCGTTCCGTGAATGCGGAAACCCCACAAGTGCAACTGACCGGTCTCTCGCTGGACCGCAGCAACCAGATCCTGCTCAGTTCCTCCTTGCACGAACCTCACACACTGTCCCTGCAGTTTCCCGCGGGTGTCACCCAGCTGAGCGAGAATGTGGCGCTCGACCGCGTGCAGAATGCGGACTACTACTCTACGACCATCCGCACCTTCACCCATGCCGGTGTTGAACTGAACGGCCTGCCGCTGAGCGTTGAAGGAGCCGTGCTGCCTTTCACGACGCCCACCAGCATCGAACTTCCTCCGGACACCCCCGTGCTGATTTCCGTGTCGAACGGCAGCTGCAACCGTGGCGAGGCCGTGATTCAACTGGATTCCGACCAGGCGGGACGAGTGGATACGCTCTGGGTCGACGACCAGGATCTCCAGATCGTTCCCGGAACCACCGATGTGCAGGTGATGCTCGATGGCGTGCCGGTGGTGCTCATCAACGACCAGCTGCGGAATCCCACGCCGGGTTCCTGGCTGAGCGCCTACCTGCCGGGCCATGCCTATCAGGCAGGAGTTTCACGCACTCTCAGCGGAATGTGTGACGCGCCCGCCGAGTTCGACTGGACACCCGTCTCCGAAGGCTATCAGCTGAACCAGCTCTTTCCCGAATTCACCCTGCCGCGCTCCACGGACGGCAGCGATTTTCGACTCAGTGCCTATCGCGGACGAGTGGTGCTGGTCAATTTCTGGTTCATCAACTGTGTCCCCTGCCAGGCCGAACTCCCCCTGCTGCAGGACGTGCTCAGCGAGCATTTTGACGAGGGTTTCCGCATCCTGTCGCTGGACCCGATTGAACCATTGGCCACCCAGAGCGGGTGGGTCACCGACAACCCACAGTACACCATCGATTTCCTTGCCGACCTGCAGGCGCCCTATCTGGCGGCCGCGGCCGGTGTGCAGGTCTTTCCCAAGAATTTCCTGCTGGACCGCCGCGGTGTGATCCGCATGGTGGTCGGCCAGGTGGAAGAAGAGACCTTCACCAGTCTGGTGCAGCAACTGCTGGCCGAATAG